A genomic window from Leptospira bandrabouensis includes:
- the aspS gene encoding aspartate--tRNA ligase, producing MNQWVSSEYKNRISATSVSEASVGKTLFLSGWAFRYRDQGGVIFIDLRDRSGILQIVARKEILGDDFSKVEKIRSEFVIAVKGKLSLRDAESVNPKMETGKYELIAESVEILNTSKTPPFTLDEFDPSGEEIRLKYRYLDMRREELRDRLILRHKLTFALREYLDSKSFLEIETPILNKSTPEGARDFLVPSRLNAGEFYALPQSPQLFKQILMIGGMERYFQIVKCFRDEDLRADRQPEFTQLDMEFSFVTEEDIRSEIEAMWAFALKKVFQLEVNAPFATMPYHVAMEEYGSDKPDIRFGMKLVNVSEIVKDSDFQVFSAAVSGGGVVKAICVPGGSVISRKEIEDLTSWLSRDFRAKGLAYMKHGANGLESTITKRFTPEALAAIAKAVGSKEGDMVFFGADSSKIVNASLGALRLKLSEKYDPPKVPYSFHWVVDFPMFELDETTKTWTFLHHPFTSPKEEDFQKLRDWKAGKEVDLSSIGAKAYDLVLNGTEIGGGSIRIHNPEIQSLVLEAIGIGEEDAKSKFGFLLDALSFGAPPHGGIAFGVDRIMMLLTGGTSIRDVIAFPKTQKGTCMMSEAPGPVEAKQLEELKLRVVTI from the coding sequence TTGAATCAGTGGGTCAGTTCCGAATACAAAAATAGAATTAGCGCAACAAGTGTCTCCGAGGCCTCTGTTGGTAAAACTTTATTCCTTTCCGGTTGGGCATTTCGTTACCGCGACCAAGGGGGAGTGATCTTTATCGATCTTCGTGATCGTTCGGGAATTTTACAAATCGTAGCACGTAAAGAAATCCTTGGAGATGACTTTTCTAAAGTAGAAAAAATTCGTTCTGAGTTTGTGATTGCAGTCAAAGGAAAACTTTCCCTTCGCGATGCTGAATCGGTAAATCCAAAGATGGAAACCGGTAAATACGAACTGATCGCAGAATCAGTAGAAATTTTAAATACTTCTAAAACGCCTCCGTTTACATTGGATGAGTTTGATCCTTCGGGTGAAGAGATTCGTTTGAAGTATCGTTATCTCGATATGCGCCGTGAAGAACTTCGGGATCGATTGATATTACGCCACAAACTAACCTTTGCTTTGCGTGAGTATTTGGATAGTAAATCCTTTTTAGAAATTGAAACTCCGATTTTAAATAAATCCACACCGGAAGGAGCACGTGATTTCCTTGTTCCTTCTCGTTTGAATGCCGGAGAGTTTTATGCTCTCCCGCAGTCCCCACAACTTTTCAAACAAATCCTTATGATTGGGGGAATGGAACGGTATTTCCAAATCGTAAAATGTTTTCGAGATGAAGACTTACGTGCAGACAGACAACCGGAATTCACGCAGCTCGATATGGAGTTTTCTTTTGTCACAGAAGAAGACATCCGTTCTGAAATTGAAGCTATGTGGGCTTTCGCTCTAAAAAAAGTGTTTCAATTAGAAGTGAATGCACCTTTTGCAACCATGCCGTATCATGTGGCGATGGAAGAATATGGTTCGGACAAACCAGACATTCGATTTGGAATGAAACTAGTCAATGTATCCGAGATTGTCAAAGACTCAGACTTCCAAGTGTTTAGTGCTGCTGTCTCCGGTGGTGGGGTGGTCAAAGCCATCTGTGTTCCGGGTGGGTCTGTGATTTCTAGAAAAGAAATTGAAGACTTAACTTCTTGGTTGTCACGCGACTTCCGAGCTAAAGGTCTTGCGTATATGAAACACGGTGCCAATGGCCTTGAATCTACCATCACCAAACGATTCACACCAGAAGCTCTCGCTGCCATTGCCAAAGCAGTTGGATCCAAAGAAGGGGATATGGTATTTTTTGGGGCCGACTCCTCTAAAATTGTAAATGCTTCCCTTGGTGCCCTTCGATTGAAATTATCGGAAAAATATGATCCACCTAAGGTTCCTTATAGTTTCCATTGGGTAGTGGACTTTCCTATGTTTGAACTGGATGAAACCACAAAAACATGGACCTTTCTCCACCATCCATTCACGTCTCCCAAAGAAGAAGACTTTCAGAAACTAAGAGATTGGAAGGCTGGGAAAGAAGTTGACCTTTCTTCGATTGGTGCTAAAGCTTATGATCTAGTTCTGAATGGTACAGAAATTGGAGGTGGTTCCATCCGGATCCACAACCCAGAAATCCAAAGTCTTGTTTTGGAAGCCATTGGAATTGGGGAGGAAGATGCAAAATCTAAATTTGGATTTTTACTCGATGCTTTATCGTTTGGGGCTCCTCCACATGGGGGGATTGCCTTTGGAGTGGATCGGATTATGATGTTACTCACGGGGGGAACTTCCATTCGTGATGTCATTGCCTTCCCAAAAACGCAGAAAGGCACTTGCATGATGAGTGAAGCACCAGGTCCTGTGGAAGCAAAACAACTAGAAGAATTAAAACTCAGGGTAGTCACTATCTAA
- the dnaB gene encoding replicative DNA helicase gives MNSNPLQEIESEKNLIGYLLMRGVAGQEDLGLSPDDFYMDTHRRVFEAVTDLINEGINIDLVTVTNQMREKRLFKDESRDLEYITSLYKDTVPFQPLEYYVRRVKRVSDRRKYVEALNQAIDKVKIEPGENDSVFSLVEQSLMDISRQERSKGLRKVKDDANALIDYIKNVVAASQNGTGGINGLKTHFTGLDMATTGLKSHELMILAARPGNGKTTFALNIAANAALKERKTVVIFSLEMSRIELLLKLISADARIDSYALKAGTLTSAQMTQLKDSIGNITSASLYIDDSGYLTIQEFSARLRQLRTTEEVGLVIVDYLQLMSDPKAAMGGRQQEVANISRGLKQMAREVGCPIIALSQMNRSIENRSKDQRPQLSDLRESGAIEQDADIVCFIYREEMVKPPEELDPNKRGMAEIIIAKNRAGATADFPLMFNPKISRFDNVPL, from the coding sequence ATGAATTCTAACCCCCTTCAGGAGATAGAGTCTGAGAAGAATTTAATCGGTTACCTACTCATGAGAGGGGTAGCCGGGCAGGAAGACTTAGGTCTAAGCCCGGACGACTTCTATATGGACACACACAGGCGTGTCTTTGAAGCCGTCACAGATCTCATCAATGAAGGGATCAATATTGACCTAGTTACGGTCACAAACCAAATGCGGGAAAAACGTCTTTTTAAAGACGAATCTCGCGACTTGGAATACATCACTTCTCTTTACAAAGATACTGTTCCTTTCCAACCACTAGAATACTATGTGCGGCGTGTGAAACGTGTTTCGGACAGACGTAAGTATGTCGAAGCACTGAATCAAGCCATTGACAAAGTTAAAATTGAACCTGGTGAAAACGATTCTGTATTCAGTCTCGTAGAACAGTCGCTCATGGATATTTCTCGCCAAGAGAGATCCAAAGGTTTACGAAAAGTAAAAGATGATGCCAATGCACTCATTGATTACATTAAAAATGTAGTTGCTGCCAGCCAAAACGGAACGGGTGGAATCAATGGATTAAAAACCCATTTTACGGGCCTTGATATGGCAACCACAGGTCTTAAGTCACACGAACTTATGATCCTTGCGGCCCGTCCCGGAAATGGAAAAACTACGTTTGCTTTGAATATCGCTGCCAATGCTGCTTTGAAAGAACGCAAAACGGTTGTTATTTTTTCCCTTGAGATGAGCCGGATCGAACTCCTACTCAAACTCATCAGTGCCGATGCTAGGATTGATTCCTATGCCTTAAAAGCAGGAACTCTGACTTCAGCACAAATGACACAATTAAAAGACAGTATTGGGAATATCACTTCGGCTAGTCTTTACATTGATGACTCAGGGTATTTGACGATCCAAGAGTTTTCGGCAAGACTCCGCCAACTTCGTACCACAGAAGAAGTGGGTCTTGTGATTGTGGATTACTTGCAGCTCATGAGTGATCCCAAAGCCGCTATGGGTGGAAGGCAACAAGAGGTTGCTAATATTTCCCGGGGACTCAAACAAATGGCAAGGGAAGTGGGTTGTCCTATCATCGCTTTATCGCAGATGAACCGTTCCATTGAAAATCGCTCCAAAGACCAAAGGCCGCAACTTTCCGACTTACGGGAGTCAGGTGCCATTGAGCAGGATGCGGACATTGTATGTTTTATATATCGGGAAGAAATGGTGAAACCTCCCGAAGAGCTTGACCCAAACAAAAGGGGAATGGCTGAAATCATTATCGCCAAAAACAGAGCGGGTGCTACGGCCGATTTTCCATTGATGTTCAATCCGAAAATCAGCCGTTTCGACAACGTTCCATTATAA
- the rplI gene encoding 50S ribosomal protein L9, which yields MKVVLQKDVLNLGDAGDVKEVADGYARNFLIPRRFAVRANDGNTKAALHQKRLAELKRDKRVKVMKELSASIDGKTYEVKVKVGENDKLFGSVTANDIALAIKNTGVELDKRKLDLGEPIKSVGEFKIKVRLAEGVVPQIVVKVVGQA from the coding sequence ATGAAAGTTGTATTACAAAAAGACGTATTAAATCTTGGTGATGCTGGTGATGTAAAAGAAGTTGCTGATGGTTATGCACGTAACTTCCTCATTCCTAGAAGATTTGCTGTCCGTGCGAATGATGGAAACACAAAAGCTGCTCTCCACCAAAAGAGACTTGCAGAACTGAAACGTGACAAACGCGTAAAAGTGATGAAAGAACTCTCTGCTTCGATTGATGGTAAAACATACGAAGTAAAAGTGAAAGTGGGCGAAAACGACAAACTTTTTGGTTCTGTAACAGCGAACGACATTGCACTTGCAATTAAAAACACTGGAGTAGAACTCGACAAACGTAAGTTAGATTTAGGTGAGCCAATTAAATCAGTTGGCGAATTCAAAATCAAAGTTCGTTTGGCTGAAGGTGTTGTACCTCAAATCGTAGTTAAAGTCGTCGGCCAAGCATAG
- the rpsR gene encoding 30S ribosomal protein S18, with protein MEDDEKGGFRGKDGEGKFGRKNAKYKKKVCKFCADKALLAGLDYKRVDILERFVTNRGKIIPRRITGTCGKHQRALAREIRKSRSIGLLPFKVL; from the coding sequence ATGGAAGACGACGAAAAAGGCGGTTTCCGTGGTAAAGACGGAGAAGGCAAATTCGGTCGTAAAAACGCAAAATATAAAAAGAAAGTATGTAAGTTCTGTGCTGACAAAGCCTTACTTGCAGGTCTTGATTACAAACGAGTAGACATCTTAGAAAGATTTGTTACCAACCGTGGTAAAATCATTCCAAGAAGAATCACTGGAACTTGTGGCAAACACCAAAGAGCCCTTGCTCGTGAAATCAGAAAATCCAGATCTATCGGTTTATTACCGTTTAAAGTTCTGTAG
- a CDS encoding single-stranded DNA-binding protein, with product MANDLNKVLIIGRMTRDPEFKSVNGSSVVNFSIANNRVYVTNGEKKEETHYFDCVAWGRLADILKQYAGKGKQVAIEGRLQQQSWETPEGKKASKIRVYVETAQLLGGQGQGGGSGGDRSDSSNSYDSGVSSGYDDYPAGDDDIPF from the coding sequence ATGGCTAACGATCTAAACAAGGTACTTATAATCGGTCGAATGACCCGTGATCCGGAATTTAAATCGGTGAACGGAAGTTCTGTTGTCAATTTTTCAATTGCGAATAACAGAGTTTATGTGACTAACGGCGAAAAAAAAGAGGAAACTCATTATTTCGACTGTGTCGCATGGGGCCGACTTGCTGACATTTTAAAACAATATGCTGGCAAAGGAAAACAAGTAGCGATTGAAGGTCGACTGCAACAACAGTCCTGGGAAACTCCTGAAGGCAAAAAAGCTTCTAAAATCCGCGTTTATGTCGAGACCGCACAACTATTAGGCGGCCAAGGACAGGGTGGTGGATCAGGTGGTGACCGTTCTGACAGTTCCAATTCTTATGATTCCGGCGTAAGTAGTGGTTATGATGATTATCCTGCCGGTGATGACGACATTCCTTTTTGA
- the rpsF gene encoding 30S ribosomal protein S6: MRNYEITNILREGNVEETKSAVKDLLSKYNFTIQGEEDWGSKRLWHPVGQDEQGHFTLIKCSGAPSEVAKIEHEFKLNGNILKSLVIRANG, translated from the coding sequence ATGAGAAACTACGAAATCACGAATATTCTTCGTGAAGGTAATGTAGAAGAGACTAAGTCTGCAGTTAAAGACTTACTCTCCAAATACAACTTCACGATCCAAGGCGAAGAGGATTGGGGTTCTAAAAGACTCTGGCATCCGGTTGGACAAGACGAACAAGGTCACTTCACACTTATCAAGTGTTCCGGCGCTCCATCTGAAGTAGCAAAGATAGAACATGAGTTTAAACTCAATGGAAATATCTTAAAATCCCTAGTAATCAGGGCCAATGGCTAA
- a CDS encoding CapA family protein: MNRFRIGHSIVFVLPFLLFAADFPESVEPKLDLPIQSLYHFRTETGETIQYPKSTKLWFGGDVMFNWGVRDSMRSEDPYFPFRSFSSYLKNFDFRFLNLETPILHKTPTADQRKSYVFFGEKRDLNVLRHLGIDGVFLGNNHTMDFGENGLFDTLELLDEFGIRHTGAGKNTDEALVPITVSKQNTEYRIFSFSDTGETRLFSGTKSPGAAYFRVGTAERLIKKTKPNQVNILSVHWGVEYNPLPMDTERNAAKYLVGAGYQVILGHHPHVPQGIEVFPKGVVVYSLGNFFFGSKNQYLKHNISVVLHFDGDKLLFLEVVPVFGKHQTLPGDHYFFPLGPKEAESFLKEYAILCKQLGTDLVISGGRGYVFLDKELKAKLKP; the protein is encoded by the coding sequence ATGAATCGATTTCGAATTGGTCATTCCATAGTTTTTGTTTTGCCATTTTTATTATTTGCGGCAGACTTTCCCGAATCGGTTGAGCCAAAACTGGATTTACCCATTCAAAGCCTTTACCATTTTCGAACAGAAACAGGAGAAACCATCCAATATCCAAAATCCACTAAACTATGGTTTGGTGGAGATGTGATGTTCAATTGGGGAGTTAGGGATTCTATGCGAAGTGAGGATCCATACTTTCCGTTTCGCAGTTTTTCTAGTTATTTGAAAAACTTTGATTTTCGTTTTCTTAATTTAGAAACTCCTATCTTACATAAAACTCCCACTGCAGACCAAAGAAAGTCTTATGTATTTTTTGGTGAAAAGAGAGACTTAAACGTTTTACGCCATTTGGGGATAGATGGGGTGTTTCTTGGAAATAACCACACAATGGACTTCGGAGAAAACGGGCTGTTTGACACCTTGGAGTTGTTAGATGAATTTGGTATCCGTCATACAGGAGCTGGGAAAAATACCGATGAGGCTTTGGTTCCGATCACAGTCTCCAAACAAAATACGGAGTATCGGATTTTTTCTTTTTCGGATACGGGAGAAACGAGGTTGTTTTCGGGAACCAAATCTCCTGGGGCAGCCTACTTCCGAGTGGGGACAGCGGAGAGACTCATTAAAAAAACAAAACCAAACCAAGTAAACATTCTCTCCGTTCATTGGGGTGTGGAATATAATCCCTTGCCAATGGATACAGAAAGAAATGCCGCCAAATATTTGGTAGGTGCTGGTTATCAAGTAATTCTTGGTCACCACCCTCATGTTCCCCAAGGAATCGAGGTATTTCCGAAAGGGGTTGTTGTTTATTCGCTCGGAAACTTTTTTTTTGGATCAAAAAACCAGTATTTAAAACACAATATCTCTGTGGTTTTGCATTTTGATGGCGACAAACTTTTGTTTCTGGAAGTGGTTCCTGTTTTTGGAAAACACCAAACTCTGCCGGGAGATCATTATTTTTTTCCTTTGGGGCCCAAGGAGGCAGAAAGTTTTTTAAAAGAATATGCGATCCTTTGTAAACAACTCGGAACTGATCTTGTGATTTCTGGGGGTAGGGGTTATGTTTTTTTGGACAAGGAACTAAAAGCCAAACTAAAACCGTAG
- a CDS encoding tetratricopeptide repeat protein, producing the protein MFQAIKTPNRPFLFVFFCFLSLSLFAVEPGTRTKVCSLLEPGVPADYFLSRAFREQVDGFQSAQRRKAEDSKLSFERSVGFLDSYHSCLKEVGKEPSALSAETQSLNYLELGNLEKAWEWSELATGKSPEVTKDLVLLQTRIRIRQGELAKASEVLESSLHLFPNDPDFLYLLGNINFERKNWNQSILYYTALSFVIERRDTHSKYKFLTAKALGELNYKLDYPKISIKRYNEYTNAYKNDMEVLFRLAQIYFVLGDFKHCRMYLEQIREKNPRDIDASHMLAEIYFMDSRDTAPIYFATLKKEKKIPKDGIIFYLYQLISGSNEGLETKLKTYIQENPGRLSPRIALLELAEKEKNPDYQTLNAETAQYAYEYRQYYTAEKILRKGLSEINLKENSDEEKTLFYEKISSCQEMLGQWNHAVMSTKEALRLTKETEKTFRLRFRLAYLYLQGNLKKESLSVSVLSETLKENPTPTHYYLRGLAYFQLEKYKESVKDFSEAIKLDSKNYNYYFYRATAFDKLKQFSDTESDLKTTIALNPNASNAMNYLGYLYAEKDMNPEEANQLLNQAVSLEPDNPAYQDSLGWVMYRKKDFNRALLHLNFATSLALERGFEDPVIYEHLGDVYLAKKDPVNALQFYKLSESKRKVDPNKDLTAKIKKVQKEISE; encoded by the coding sequence ATGTTTCAAGCAATTAAAACTCCAAACCGTCCCTTCCTCTTTGTTTTCTTTTGTTTTCTTTCGCTTTCTCTCTTTGCGGTAGAACCTGGGACACGAACGAAAGTATGTTCTCTGTTAGAACCGGGTGTCCCGGCTGATTATTTCCTTTCTCGAGCCTTTCGAGAACAAGTGGACGGATTTCAATCGGCCCAAAGGCGAAAAGCCGAGGATTCCAAACTTTCTTTTGAGCGCTCTGTGGGTTTTTTAGATTCTTACCACAGTTGCCTAAAGGAAGTGGGAAAGGAACCAAGTGCCCTCAGTGCGGAAACCCAAAGTTTAAACTACTTAGAACTGGGAAATTTGGAAAAGGCTTGGGAATGGTCGGAGCTGGCAACGGGTAAATCCCCGGAAGTTACCAAAGACTTGGTTCTTTTACAAACAAGGATCCGCATCCGTCAGGGAGAGTTGGCAAAAGCTTCCGAGGTTTTGGAATCTTCTCTCCATTTGTTTCCCAATGATCCAGACTTTTTATACTTACTTGGTAATATTAATTTTGAAAGAAAAAACTGGAATCAGTCCATTTTGTATTATACGGCTCTTTCCTTTGTGATTGAGAGAAGGGATACACATTCCAAATACAAATTCCTAACCGCAAAAGCACTAGGTGAACTCAATTATAAACTCGATTACCCAAAGATATCCATCAAACGGTATAACGAATACACGAACGCCTATAAAAATGATATGGAAGTTCTATTTCGTTTGGCTCAAATATATTTTGTGTTAGGTGATTTTAAACATTGCCGAATGTATTTGGAACAAATCCGAGAAAAAAATCCTCGTGATATTGATGCATCCCATATGCTTGCAGAAATTTATTTTATGGATTCGCGTGATACTGCTCCAATTTATTTTGCAACTTTAAAAAAAGAGAAAAAAATTCCTAAAGATGGAATCATCTTTTATCTCTATCAACTCATTTCTGGTTCGAATGAAGGCTTAGAAACCAAATTAAAAACCTATATCCAAGAAAATCCAGGAAGACTTTCTCCTCGAATCGCACTTTTGGAACTTGCAGAAAAGGAAAAAAATCCCGATTACCAAACTCTCAATGCAGAAACGGCTCAGTATGCTTATGAGTATAGGCAGTATTATACGGCAGAAAAAATTCTACGTAAGGGACTATCAGAAATTAACTTAAAAGAAAATTCTGACGAAGAAAAAACTTTGTTTTATGAGAAAATTTCTTCCTGCCAAGAAATGTTGGGACAATGGAATCATGCAGTGATGTCCACAAAAGAAGCATTACGATTAACAAAGGAAACGGAGAAAACTTTTCGTTTGCGTTTTCGTTTAGCTTATCTTTATCTCCAAGGCAATTTAAAAAAAGAATCTCTTTCTGTTTCGGTTTTATCGGAAACATTAAAAGAAAATCCAACACCAACTCATTATTATCTGAGAGGACTTGCGTATTTCCAGTTGGAAAAATACAAAGAAAGTGTAAAAGATTTTTCAGAAGCCATCAAACTAGATTCTAAAAATTACAACTATTATTTTTATCGTGCCACAGCATTTGATAAATTAAAACAATTTAGCGATACAGAATCCGACTTAAAAACCACAATTGCTTTAAATCCGAATGCATCCAATGCTATGAATTATCTTGGATATTTGTATGCTGAAAAAGATATGAACCCAGAGGAAGCAAACCAACTTCTAAACCAAGCTGTTTCTTTGGAACCAGATAACCCAGCTTACCAAGACAGTTTGGGTTGGGTGATGTACAGAAAAAAAGATTTTAATCGTGCCTTACTTCATTTAAACTTTGCCACTTCTTTGGCTTTGGAAAGAGGATTTGAAGATCCAGTAATTTATGAACATTTAGGTGATGTGTATTTGGCAAAAAAAGATCCTGTGAATGCTTTGCAGTTTTATAAATTGTCAGAATCAAAAAGAAAGGTAGATCCAAATAAAGACCTCACAGCAAAAATTAAAAAAGTGCAAAAGGAAATTTCAGAATGA
- a CDS encoding cysteine desulfurase family protein produces the protein MKSPLTNEIKYFDYNATHPPIAEILETCLADYLSGFYNPSGITRFSLKNQGKIEQTRKFFANLTNGQEKQFVFSATGTEANYLLIQSLRALYPNLDSVIVSPLEHSSMYAALESYGFTSDLIHTDHSGIIDLQDLEKKLKENPRPVVCLYAGNETGVIQPAEEISKLTKKYDQLFYSDLMQGFCKTDVPFSVFDGYTFSGHKIGGGMGAALTYLPKSDPSFHLFGGGNQENNHRAGTENIFAIECFKQVAEIQMKDLEKKNKRLSAFQSLIEEKLESLGCKIIAKLSPRLPNTTFLILPIQAVDFFLLGMEEKGILVSTGSSCKSRAREASKSLLHMGYSDEEALSCIRISTGYFTTEEDVKTLLSNMEDLIHKFQ, from the coding sequence ATGAAATCCCCTTTAACGAATGAAATAAAGTATTTTGATTACAATGCCACACACCCTCCAATTGCAGAAATTTTGGAAACTTGTTTGGCAGATTATCTTTCTGGATTTTATAATCCCTCTGGTATCACTCGATTTTCCTTAAAAAACCAAGGAAAAATCGAACAAACACGAAAGTTTTTTGCCAATCTTACTAATGGCCAAGAAAAACAATTTGTTTTTTCTGCAACAGGAACAGAGGCAAATTACCTACTCATCCAAAGTTTACGTGCACTCTACCCAAACTTAGATTCAGTCATTGTTTCTCCATTGGAACATTCTAGTATGTATGCCGCTTTAGAATCTTACGGATTTACGTCAGATCTCATCCATACTGACCATTCGGGAATCATCGATTTACAGGATTTAGAAAAGAAACTAAAGGAAAATCCGAGACCTGTGGTTTGCCTTTATGCGGGAAATGAAACTGGTGTCATCCAACCTGCAGAAGAGATTTCAAAATTAACAAAAAAATACGACCAGCTATTTTATAGTGATTTAATGCAAGGTTTCTGTAAAACCGATGTCCCTTTTTCCGTTTTTGACGGGTATACATTTTCCGGTCACAAAATTGGAGGTGGAATGGGAGCCGCTCTCACTTACCTTCCCAAATCAGACCCCAGCTTTCACCTGTTTGGTGGCGGAAACCAAGAAAATAACCATAGAGCCGGCACGGAAAATATTTTTGCCATAGAATGTTTCAAACAAGTGGCTGAAATCCAAATGAAAGATTTGGAAAAAAAGAACAAAAGACTTAGTGCATTTCAATCTCTCATCGAGGAAAAGTTAGAATCTTTAGGTTGCAAAATCATTGCAAAACTGTCTCCAAGGCTTCCGAACACAACCTTTCTCATTCTTCCCATTCAGGCAGTAGACTTTTTTCTACTCGGGATGGAAGAAAAAGGTATTTTAGTTTCCACAGGTAGTTCTTGTAAGTCCCGAGCCAGAGAAGCCTCTAAGTCACTATTACACATGGGATATTCGGACGAAGAAGCCCTAAGTTGTATCCGCATCTCTACAGGTTATTTCACAACAGAAGAGGATGTAAAAACATTACTCTCAAACATGGAAGATTTAATCCACAAGTTCCAATAA
- a CDS encoding CHAT domain-containing protein, which yields MKLRIIAKFSRENFTDGECIWEEKQDYFGNVEKTTKFSGKHLNEFLTDWALFVERVLSQKPNQEEFLEKLGKKSDNLEQIVFGKTLPFWRKPGFLDSIQLLIDPEFSPIPWEILRTHKGFLFQDLEYSRGIRIDTIQKDHKQKTNTALLVCNPVKPNLVATVKAECNTLFPIFEKKLNLRILTENHLTRVRLIEEISSAKYLHYAGHTEKNGIPIGPSDFFYANEIAEHSFTNLDLVFFNSCHSSFDSIEHSGITTGFLKAGVKEVIGFLFPVETNLAKEIGIKFWDTYLKNKNSRKSLAKIRKSLYNGSSNEIITAISLVHFSTNTQKPKFRQILGVISVLAALFFFIVFLGEKNEPIKLESMEDSPLPRFESKKKKKETNSPKDDVSLQISRIKNPEFRKMTQQFLKTEHEFLDDSQKKELIESILSKNISEEKMYYEFKTRSGY from the coding sequence ATGAAACTTAGAATTATAGCCAAATTTTCTAGAGAGAATTTTACTGATGGTGAATGTATTTGGGAAGAAAAACAAGATTACTTTGGCAATGTCGAAAAAACTACAAAATTCTCTGGAAAACACCTTAATGAGTTTCTAACGGACTGGGCCCTTTTTGTAGAAAGAGTTTTATCACAGAAACCGAACCAAGAAGAGTTTTTAGAAAAACTGGGAAAAAAATCAGATAACCTAGAACAAATTGTATTTGGGAAAACTCTCCCCTTTTGGCGTAAACCAGGATTTTTGGATTCCATTCAACTTTTGATAGATCCCGAATTTTCTCCGATTCCTTGGGAAATCCTTCGCACACATAAAGGATTTTTATTCCAAGATTTAGAATACAGCAGAGGGATCAGAATCGATACCATTCAAAAAGACCACAAACAAAAAACAAATACTGCATTACTTGTCTGTAACCCAGTAAAACCTAACTTGGTTGCAACGGTCAAAGCAGAATGTAATACCCTATTTCCTATCTTTGAAAAAAAACTAAACTTAAGAATTCTAACCGAAAACCATTTAACGAGAGTAAGACTTATAGAAGAAATTAGTTCTGCAAAGTATTTGCACTATGCAGGTCATACGGAAAAAAATGGAATCCCGATCGGCCCAAGTGACTTTTTTTATGCGAATGAAATTGCAGAACATTCTTTCACTAATTTAGACCTTGTTTTTTTCAATAGCTGCCATTCCTCTTTTGACTCCATTGAACATTCAGGTATTACAACAGGATTTTTAAAAGCAGGAGTAAAAGAGGTAATCGGCTTTTTATTTCCTGTCGAAACAAACTTAGCTAAAGAAATTGGGATCAAATTTTGGGATACTTACTTAAAAAACAAAAACTCTCGTAAATCTTTGGCAAAAATTAGAAAATCATTATATAATGGTTCTTCTAATGAAATTATCACAGCAATTAGTTTAGTTCATTTTTCAACAAATACACAAAAACCTAAATTCAGACAGATATTAGGTGTAATCTCTGTACTTGCGGCTTTATTTTTTTTCATTGTCTTTTTAGGTGAAAAGAATGAACCTATCAAGCTAGAGAGTATGGAGGATTCTCCCCTCCCTAGGTTTGAATCCAAAAAGAAGAAAAAAGAAACTAACTCCCCGAAAGACGATGTTTCTCTTCAAATTTCTCGCATAAAGAATCCAGAATTTCGTAAGATGACTCAACAGTTTTTAAAAACCGAACATGAATTTTTGGATGATTCACAAAAAAAGGAACTCATCGAATCCATCTTATCCAAAAACATTTCAGAAGAAAAAATGTATTACGAATTCAAAACTAGGAGTGGATATTGA